Part of the Geodermatophilus obscurus DSM 43160 genome is shown below.
GCCGATGGCCCCCTGCAGGGGCCCGCCGCGGCCCCGTCCCGGGTCCCGCCCCGAGCGTGCGAGGGGCGGGGGGAACAGGGTCCTTCCACGGTGGGGGCAGGGGGTCCTTCTCCTAGGCCGGCTGGTCGACGGCCTTGACCTTGATGGTGTCGAAGCCGTCGACCTCCTCGGGCTTGCGCGGAGCCGGGCCGACGTAGCGGGCCGACGGGCGCACCAGGCGGCCGGTGTTCTTCTGCTCGAGGATGTGCGCGCACCAGCCGGCGGTGCGGGCACAGGTGAACATCGAGGTGAACATGTGGCTGGGCACCTCGGCGAAGTCGAGGACGATCGCCGCCCAGAACTCCACGTTGGTCTCGATCGGCCGGTCGGGACGGCGCTCGCGCAGCTCCCTGAGCGCGGCCTGCTCCAGGGCCAGCGCGGCCTCGAAGCGCGGGGCGCCGAGCTCCTTGGCGGCCTTGCGCAGCGTCCGGGCGCGGGGGTCCTCGGCGCGGTAGACCCGGTGGCCGAAGCCCATGAGCCGCTCGTGCCGGTCGAGGAGGTCCTTGACGTACTTGTCCGCGTCACCGCTCTGCTCGACGCCGTCCAGCATGTGCAGCACCCGGGAGGGGGCGCCGCCGTGCAGCGGGCCGGACATCGCGCCGATGGCACCGGAGAGGGAGGCGGCCACGTCGGCGCCGGTGGAGGCGATGACGCGGGCGGTGAAGGTCGAGGCGTTCATGCCGTGCTCGGCGGCCGACGTCCAGTAGGCGTCGACGGCGGCGACGTGGCGGGGGTCGGGCTCGCCGCGCCAGCGGACCATGAACCGCTCGACGATCGTGGAGGCCTCGTCGATGCGCGCCTGCGGAACGGCCGGGACGCCGATGCCGCGGGCGGACTGCGCGACGTAGGACAGCGCCATGACCGCGGCGCGGGCCAGCTGGTCGCGCGCGGTCTCGGAGTCGATGTCCAGCAGCGGGCGGTAGCCCCAGAAGGGCGCCAGCATGGCCAGCGCGGCCTGGACGTCGACGCGCACGTCCCCGCTGTGCACCGGGATCGGGAACGGCTCGGCCGGCGGCAGGCCGGGACCGAACTTGCCGTCGACCAGCAGCGCCCAGACGTTGCCGAAGGTGACCTTGCCGACCAGGTCCTCGATGTCGACGCCGCGGTACCGGAGGGAGCCGCCGTCCTTGTCCGGTTCGGCGATCTCCGTCTCGAAGGCGATGACGCCCTCCAGGCCGGGTACGAAGTCGTCCGCCATCTCGCATGCTCCTCTGCGCGCGGGACTCGTGCGCGCACGGGAGGCGGCGCACGACTGCCTCCGCGACCCTAGGCCGTGCCGACGCACCGGGGACACCCGGGGCGGGGCCCGGCTCCCTCCCGGCGAGATCTGCACAGTGGTGGTCATCGAGTGCCCGATCACCACCACTGTGCAGATCTCGCGGGGCGGGCGGGTGACAGCATGGACGGCGTGCCCGACCTCTCCCGCATGCGCAGGGACTACGAGACCCGGGGCCTCCGGGAGGACGACCTCGCGCCCACCTGGGTCGAGCAGTTCGACCGCTGGTTCGCCGACGCCGTCGCCGCGGAGCTGCCCGAGCCCAACGCCGTGGTGGTCGCGACCGCGGACGCCGACGGCGCACCCGACGCGCGGATCGTGCTGGTGAAGGGCTACGACGAGCACGGCTTCGTCTTCGTCACCAGCTACGCCTCGGCCAAGGGCGCCCAGCTGGCGGTCAACCCGCGCGCCGCGCTGGTCTTCCCCTGGCACGCGCTGCAGCGGCAGGTGCGGGTGACCGGCCGGGTGGAGCGGGTCGGCCCGACGGCCAGCGACGACCTGTGGGACCCCCGTCCGCGCGGCGCGCAGCTGGCCGCCGCCGCCTCCCTCCAGTCGACGCCGGTCGACTCGCGCGAGGAGCTCGTCGAGCGGCTGCGCCGGCTGGACGCCGACACGCACGGGGAGAAGCTGCCGCGCCCGGAGGTCTGGGGCGGTTACCGGGTGGTGCCCGACACCGTCGAGTTCTGGCAGGGCGGGGCCGACCGGCTGCACGACCGGCTCCGCTTCGTCCGGGACGACGCGGAGGGGGGCGGCTGGGTCGTCCAGCGGCTCGCCCCGTGAGCGGACCCGCCGTCCCGACGGCTCTGCCGGGAGGGGGTGGGTCGGGCCGGCCGAGCGGTGTGTGCACACACCGTGGCCCGGACCGCCGGCGGACGACGCTGCCTGCACACGAGGCGGTGCCTGCCGAGGGGACGCCGTGACGTCGCCGGTCGATCCGGTCGAGGGCGGCGGCCCCGTCGAGGAGCCGGTGCCCCTGCCGCCGAGGCCGCGCCGCGCGTGGGCCCTCGACACCACCCCGCTGCGCGACCCGGACTACCGGCGGCTGTTCTGGGGCGTCGCGGCCACGATGCTGGGCCAGCAGATGACGCTGGTGGCCGTCCCGTACCAGGTCTACGCGCTCACCGGCTCCTCGCTGCTGGTCGGCGTCACCTCGGTGGTGGCCCTCGTACCGCTCGTCGTCTTCGGCCTGCTGGGTGGCGCGATCGCCGACTCGATGGACCGCCGCCGGCTGATGCTGGTCACCGGTGTCGGCTCCGCCGTGACCAGCGCACTGCTGGCCGTGCAGGCGCTACTCCCCGGCGGCGGCAACCTGGCGCTG
Proteins encoded:
- a CDS encoding citrate synthase 2, whose protein sequence is MADDFVPGLEGVIAFETEIAEPDKDGGSLRYRGVDIEDLVGKVTFGNVWALLVDGKFGPGLPPAEPFPIPVHSGDVRVDVQAALAMLAPFWGYRPLLDIDSETARDQLARAAVMALSYVAQSARGIGVPAVPQARIDEASTIVERFMVRWRGEPDPRHVAAVDAYWTSAAEHGMNASTFTARVIASTGADVAASLSGAIGAMSGPLHGGAPSRVLHMLDGVEQSGDADKYVKDLLDRHERLMGFGHRVYRAEDPRARTLRKAAKELGAPRFEAALALEQAALRELRERRPDRPIETNVEFWAAIVLDFAEVPSHMFTSMFTCARTAGWCAHILEQKNTGRLVRPSARYVGPAPRKPEEVDGFDTIKVKAVDQPA
- the pdxH gene encoding pyridoxamine 5'-phosphate oxidase, translated to MDGVPDLSRMRRDYETRGLREDDLAPTWVEQFDRWFADAVAAELPEPNAVVVATADADGAPDARIVLVKGYDEHGFVFVTSYASAKGAQLAVNPRAALVFPWHALQRQVRVTGRVERVGPTASDDLWDPRPRGAQLAAAASLQSTPVDSREELVERLRRLDADTHGEKLPRPEVWGGYRVVPDTVEFWQGGADRLHDRLRFVRDDAEGGGWVVQRLAP